From Ignisphaera aggregans DSM 17230, the proteins below share one genomic window:
- a CDS encoding acetylornithine deacetylase or succinyl-diaminopimelate desuccinylase (COGs: COG0624 Acetylornithine deacetylase/Succinyl-diaminopimelate desuccinylase and related deacylase~InterPro IPR011650:IPR002933:IPR001261:IPR010182~KEGG: pis:Pisl_0637 succinyl-diaminopimelate desuccinylase~PFAM: peptidase M20; peptidase dimerisation domain protein~SPTR: A1RS83 Acetylornithine deacetylase or succinyl-diaminopimelate desuccinylase~TIGRFAM: acetylornithine deacetylase or succinyl-diaminopimelate desuccinylase~PFAM: Peptidase family M20/M25/M40; Peptidase dimerisation domain~TIGRFAM: acetylornithine deacetylase or succinyl-diaminopimelate desuccinylase), translated as MSREIDIRIDKEMKWALDVLINMINIPTVNPPGKSFYDFAEYISKVMESIGMSVKVIEVPRDIVEKICRECADSPRYIVIGRIDGGKPVIQFNGHYDVVPAGEGWSFDPFKAFIDGDKVYGRGSVDMKGGIASILLAVKIFTSIYREFNGSIEIALVPDEEIGGDSGTGYLVSEISRPNYAIIAEGSGSSNIWIGHKGALWGYIEVYGTQSHGSTPWRGINAFEYMSKIVMRIIDEYKPFIEMRKSSYDYGDPKGNIPTINIGGEVRGSTKINIVPGYYAFSFDRRIIPEENIDDVEMELKSFVDRLRRIYPEVNIEMKVVNRLAPAITKPDSILVKIAIESIENALGIKPKPIVCLGGLDLHYYTEKGIDAISYGPGPEENAHIANEYVLISEIRNVAKSYVYMLSKLLGVDT; from the coding sequence ATGTCTAGAGAAATAGATATTAGAATTGATAAGGAGATGAAATGGGCTCTAGATGTACTTATAAATATGATTAATATCCCTACCGTTAATCCTCCTGGGAAGAGTTTTTATGATTTTGCTGAATATATATCTAAGGTTATGGAGTCTATCGGAATGTCTGTAAAGGTTATTGAAGTTCCTAGGGATATTGTTGAGAAGATTTGTAGAGAGTGTGCTGATAGTCCTAGGTATATAGTTATAGGTAGAATTGATGGTGGTAAACCTGTTATTCAATTCAATGGCCATTACGATGTTGTTCCTGCTGGAGAAGGGTGGAGCTTTGATCCATTTAAAGCTTTTATCGATGGTGATAAGGTGTATGGTAGAGGTTCTGTCGATATGAAGGGAGGTATTGCATCGATACTATTAGCAGTAAAAATCTTTACATCTATATACAGGGAGTTCAATGGATCTATAGAAATTGCTCTCGTTCCGGATGAGGAGATAGGTGGTGATAGTGGTACTGGGTATCTAGTATCAGAAATCTCTAGACCTAACTATGCAATAATTGCTGAGGGGAGCGGCTCTAGTAATATTTGGATAGGTCATAAAGGTGCTCTATGGGGCTATATAGAGGTATATGGTACACAAAGTCATGGTTCAACTCCTTGGCGAGGTATAAATGCATTTGAATATATGTCTAAAATTGTCATGAGGATTATTGACGAATATAAACCTTTTATAGAGATGAGGAAGAGTAGCTATGATTATGGTGATCCTAAAGGAAATATACCAACTATTAATATAGGTGGTGAGGTAAGAGGTTCTACAAAGATAAATATAGTTCCAGGATACTATGCATTTTCATTTGATAGGAGAATTATTCCAGAGGAGAATATTGATGATGTTGAGATGGAGTTAAAGAGCTTTGTAGATAGATTGAGGAGGATATATCCTGAGGTAAATATAGAGATGAAAGTTGTAAATAGATTAGCACCAGCAATAACAAAACCTGATAGCATACTTGTCAAAATAGCTATAGAGTCCATAGAAAATGCCTTAGGGATAAAACCAAAACCTATAGTATGTCTTGGGGGATTAGATCTACATTACTATACTGAGAAAGGAATAGATGCTATATCCTATGGTCCTGGACCTGAGGAAAATGCCCATATAGCAAATGAATATGTACTCATATCTGAGATTAGAAATGTTGCAAAAAGCTATGTATACATGTTGTCAAAACTACTTGGTGTAGATACTTAG
- a CDS encoding HTH DNA binding domain (KEGG: tpe:Tpen_1226 hypothetical protein~SPTR: A2BJW7 Predicted transcription regulator, HTH domain), giving the protein MNKDKVIGISLVGGAILVSIIVIYLLFLASEAVAILTIKIVVALAIIAIAGIAGWIGYTLATTPPPKPIEEIEKEIEEELKKLEQESKQAEAKQ; this is encoded by the coding sequence ATGAATAAGGATAAGGTAATTGGTATTAGTCTTGTTGGTGGAGCTATACTAGTGAGTATAATAGTTATTTATCTACTCTTCTTAGCAAGTGAAGCAGTAGCTATTCTCACAATAAAGATTGTAGTTGCACTAGCTATCATAGCTATTGCAGGTATAGCTGGATGGATAGGATATACACTTGCAACTACTCCTCCACCAAAACCAATAGAGGAGATAGAGAAGGAGATTGAGGAAGAATTGAAGAAGTTAGAGCAGGAATCAAAACAAGCTGAAGCTAAGCAATAG
- a CDS encoding Protein of unknown function DUF131 (InterPro IPR002849~KEGG: pis:Pisl_1365 hypothetical protein~PFAM: Protein of unknown function DUF131~SPTR: A1RU95 Putative uncharacterized protein~PFAM: Protein of unknown function DUF131): protein MNEKYGFVLIVIGVLMAFTSIAILFIASIAGAMGSENISVVGGGCIVIGFIPICIGTSVLMTVIVMIIAIVMIVTIFLLFWLSRRYLEGVPRSNAMV from the coding sequence ATGAATGAAAAATATGGCTTTGTATTAATTGTTATTGGTGTATTGATGGCTTTTACAAGTATAGCAATATTATTTATAGCATCTATAGCTGGAGCTATGGGTTCTGAAAATATATCGGTTGTTGGAGGAGGATGTATAGTTATAGGCTTTATACCCATATGTATAGGTACTTCAGTATTGATGACTGTTATTGTCATGATAATAGCAATAGTGATGATAGTAACAATCTTTCTACTATTTTGGTTAAGTAGAAGATACTTGGAAGGTGTTCCAAGATCCAATGCAATGGTATAA
- a CDS encoding Protein of unknown function DUF131 (InterPro IPR002849~KEGG: sto:STS237 hypothetical protein~PFAM: Protein of unknown function DUF131~SPTR: Q96YC7 Putative uncharacterized protein STS237~PFAM: Protein of unknown function DUF131), which translates to MSITFIALIMFIISFILIFIGMLIIMISSLISRKPRAKEYGESERDIESGAVIIIGPFPFAIGSRRIIKPLLILSIIFFIIIVILFFVLLYIPKLVIP; encoded by the coding sequence ATGAGCATAACATTCATAGCACTTATAATGTTTATAATCTCATTTATACTGATATTCATCGGTATGTTAATAATAATGATATCATCTCTTATATCTAGAAAGCCTAGAGCAAAGGAATATGGTGAGAGTGAAAGGGATATAGAGAGTGGTGCTGTAATAATTATTGGGCCATTTCCATTTGCTATTGGAAGTAGGAGGATTATTAAACCGCTACTAATTTTATCAATAATTTTCTTCATCATCATAGTAATACTATTCTTTGTACTTCTCTATATACCTAAGCTGGTGATACCTTGA
- a CDS encoding conserved hypothetical protein (KEGG: pcl:Pcal_0194 hypothetical protein~SPTR: A3MSL4 Putative uncharacterized protein), whose translation MCIIKEVIIIIAFLLLVSTSIIYSVADEGWAIYLNPSNSYDKAFGVCGYGNYIYVVGYDSGWGDKGYRIELYDKNSGRFIKTWRYNPSRDTDGFFDCIVVDGKLYVVGVDASIDYGRWSIYVFDLNLTLLKTYTVNPSNLWDMPFYIVYADGYLYIAGMDQRTNDSEWLVMKIRASDLEIIGEYNSNPSNSWDAPYSMGINPSTGDIWVVGDRDKDYGHIEVLDKNLSIKKFLDTEYRLYGVTFDEDGNVYIVGENITYKFDKYGNIIAKKNIDGIGYKILWNNHYLYIAAEEFVEGYWHHVLYILRDDLEPISKIILSRDVNANAYFCCGGKTFFDGENMFFAGFICTTTSDYKWAIYSIPIYKFPREIGIRTIEYNITASREYTEENYVIVIGIIITIFIAILILKIRKRFHRVS comes from the coding sequence ATGTGTATCATTAAAGAAGTAATTATTATAATAGCTTTTTTATTATTAGTATCTACATCCATAATATATTCTGTTGCAGATGAGGGTTGGGCTATATATTTAAATCCAAGTAATTCTTATGATAAAGCATTTGGAGTCTGTGGCTATGGAAATTATATATATGTTGTTGGATATGATAGTGGTTGGGGTGATAAGGGATATAGAATTGAGCTATATGATAAAAATAGTGGAAGATTTATTAAGACTTGGAGATATAATCCTTCGAGAGATACTGATGGATTTTTTGATTGTATTGTTGTTGATGGTAAACTCTATGTTGTAGGTGTTGATGCATCTATAGATTATGGTCGGTGGAGTATCTATGTATTTGATCTAAATCTAACTCTTTTAAAAACATATACAGTAAATCCTTCTAATCTATGGGATATGCCGTTCTATATTGTATATGCAGATGGATATCTCTATATAGCTGGAATGGATCAGAGAACCAATGATAGTGAGTGGCTGGTTATGAAAATAAGAGCTAGTGACCTGGAGATTATAGGGGAATATAATTCTAATCCATCAAATAGTTGGGATGCGCCCTATAGTATGGGTATAAATCCATCTACAGGTGATATTTGGGTTGTTGGAGATAGAGATAAGGATTATGGGCATATTGAAGTATTGGATAAAAACCTTAGTATAAAGAAATTTCTTGATACAGAATATAGATTATATGGAGTAACATTTGATGAAGATGGTAATGTATATATTGTTGGAGAGAATATAACATATAAATTTGATAAGTATGGAAATATTATAGCTAAGAAGAATATAGATGGAATAGGCTATAAGATCTTATGGAATAATCACTATCTATATATAGCTGCAGAAGAATTTGTTGAGGGTTATTGGCATCATGTACTATATATACTTAGAGATGATCTAGAGCCTATTAGCAAAATTATACTATCTAGAGATGTTAATGCAAATGCATATTTCTGTTGTGGAGGGAAAACATTTTTTGATGGAGAGAATATGTTTTTTGCAGGTTTTATATGTACTACTACATCTGATTACAAATGGGCTATATATTCAATACCTATCTATAAGTTTCCCAGAGAGATAGGTATAAGGACTATAGAATATAATATTACTGCCTCTAGAGAATACACTGAGGAAAATTATGTTATTGTCATCGGAATTATAATTACTATATTTATAGCTATTCTAATCTTAAAGATTAGGAAAAGATTTCATAGAGTATCATAG
- a CDS encoding Phosphomethylpyrimidine kinase (COGs: COG1992 conserved hypothetical protein~InterPro IPR019293~KEGG: hbu:Hbut_0125 transcriptional regulator~PFAM: Phosphomethylpyrimidine kinase~SPTR: A2BJ39 Predicted transcriptional regulator-conserved protein~PFAM: Archaeal phosphomethylpyrimidine kinase) has translation MTPYELVAEYIAPYLRGLVIIRLAEMGYSQPKISRMMGISQPMVSKYIKLGRDALLNHLLKLGLFQDEIEAIVNMLAKTLERERYREYIRIFSTYCGYILRKGYLCEIHRKNYPLLPKDCDVCMKLIPTVVDPYIEEVMYIYNALKESLKAYRLVPEVGMNIVCSTPDAEDVEGVVGFSGRVIAIRNTLEAVGEPVYGGSRHTASILLLVRRKWKDLRCGIVIRYIDDCSTLYKREFVSIETGPHKDPKELLIDIAETLKGFENRIDVIIDKGGIALEPVIYVFAENGDKLINKVRKCLEVI, from the coding sequence ATGACGCCATATGAACTTGTAGCAGAGTATATAGCTCCATATCTAAGAGGCTTAGTGATAATTAGGCTTGCTGAAATGGGTTATAGTCAGCCAAAGATATCGAGAATGATGGGAATTTCACAGCCTATGGTAAGTAAATATATTAAGCTTGGTAGAGATGCCCTTCTAAATCATCTTCTAAAACTTGGTTTATTCCAAGATGAAATAGAGGCTATTGTAAATATGCTTGCTAAAACACTTGAGAGAGAAAGATATAGAGAATATATTAGAATATTTTCTACATATTGTGGATATATCTTGAGAAAGGGATATCTATGTGAAATTCATAGAAAGAACTATCCACTTCTACCAAAGGATTGTGATGTGTGTATGAAGCTTATTCCAACTGTAGTAGATCCATATATAGAGGAGGTTATGTATATATACAATGCATTAAAAGAGTCTCTGAAGGCCTATAGACTTGTACCAGAGGTTGGAATGAATATTGTTTGTTCAACTCCAGATGCAGAAGATGTTGAAGGGGTTGTAGGATTCTCTGGAAGAGTGATAGCTATTAGAAATACTCTTGAAGCTGTTGGAGAACCTGTCTATGGTGGAAGTAGACATACAGCATCAATACTACTACTAGTTAGAAGGAAGTGGAAGGATCTTAGATGTGGAATTGTTATTAGATATATAGATGATTGTAGCACACTATACAAAAGAGAATTTGTATCAATTGAGACAGGTCCTCATAAAGATCCAAAGGAGTTATTAATAGATATTGCTGAAACATTAAAAGGTTTTGAAAATAGAATTGATGTTATTATAGATAAGGGAGGTATAGCTCTAGAACCTGTAATATATGTTTTTGCTGAAAATGGTGATAAACTGATTAATAAAGTGAGGAAGTGTTTAGAAGTAATATAG
- a CDS encoding Radical SAM domain protein (COGs: COG5014 Fe-S oxidoreductase~InterPro IPR007197~KEGG: tpe:Tpen_1582 radical SAM domain-containing protein~PFAM: Radical SAM domain protein~SPTR: A1S0J7 Radical SAM domain protein~PFAM: Radical SAM superfamily) encodes MKGYNPIDIGNIVEKSISMDVNGTIYRKYYRFRATKFYGGSSTADVVGCNLMCIYCWSYRINSMYRSIGVFYSPYDVAHKLMTIARENRYRFIRITGGEPTLAYTHLLQVLENLVSMGIRDIGRFIIETNGILLGYKPDIIRELVNYNDFITVRVSLKGCSEEEFSIVTGADKNFYSYQLMGIKNLVDYSIDTRVVIPISFCKTSSTSLLLERLLDIDKNIIDRIEMEIVFLYRSNMDRLCRKGLKPWIAIDKRLRRVLRGLEIDEYFRGQCSENSYRDT; translated from the coding sequence ATGAAGGGTTATAACCCTATAGATATTGGGAATATTGTTGAAAAGTCCATCTCTATGGATGTTAATGGTACTATCTATAGAAAGTATTATCGTTTTAGAGCTACAAAATTCTATGGAGGTTCTTCTACAGCTGATGTAGTTGGATGTAATCTTATGTGTATATATTGTTGGAGCTATAGGATTAATTCTATGTATAGAAGTATAGGAGTTTTCTATAGCCCTTATGATGTTGCCCATAAACTTATGACAATAGCTAGAGAGAATAGGTATAGATTTATAAGGATTACAGGTGGTGAACCTACATTAGCATATACACATCTGTTACAAGTTTTAGAGAATCTAGTGTCCATGGGCATTAGAGACATTGGAAGATTTATTATAGAGACCAACGGTATTCTACTTGGATATAAGCCAGATATTATTAGAGAACTAGTTAATTATAATGATTTTATAACTGTTAGAGTTTCTCTAAAGGGGTGTTCCGAAGAAGAGTTTAGTATTGTTACAGGTGCAGATAAGAATTTCTATAGCTATCAGCTAATGGGGATAAAGAATCTAGTTGATTATAGTATAGATACTAGAGTTGTTATACCGATAAGCTTCTGTAAAACTTCTTCTACATCACTACTGCTAGAGAGATTACTAGACATAGACAAGAATATTATTGATAGAATAGAGATGGAGATAGTATTTCTATATAGATCAAATATGGATAGACTATGTAGAAAAGGTTTAAAACCTTGGATTGCGATAGATAAGAGATTAAGGAGAGTTCTTAGAGGATTGGAAATAGATGAGTATTTCAGAGGACAGTGTTCAGAGAATAGTTATAGAGATACTTAG
- a CDS encoding Radical SAM domain protein (COGs: COG1533 DNA repair photolyase~InterPro IPR007197:IPR006638~KEGG: ape:APE_1326.1 hypothetical protein~PFAM: Radical SAM domain protein~SMART: Elongator protein 3/MiaB/NifB~SPTR: Q9YCD0 Putative uncharacterized protein) — protein sequence MGIITRVLEEKMNIVKKLEEILEKSSIDKALSDPHSYRKPRPCGITIHTGIGCSYRCSYCYIYDMGFPATVKPYPLNHLEIVYALARNPYVVPGYTLAAYGSVTEPFLNETRDLALEYIESIYRWLRLMSQISTKGLLTAEIIKRIKSAEPNISILITIVTIDRYRDLEPYAPNPIDRIQYAAEASRQGLHISLFIRPIIPTVTDREINNILKIAIENNINNIVLGSLRVTQSIIDRLWIKGIDIDEILRRMPRKPMRKNEQITIESRDLKEKIEKIAQDLGFNIYPSACSANIYSHKSYCNACRYGPCGYRESDVKIYEDDIRDFLEYKGIKVKHIGISEKHIEIVLKYSRKKDIENIKSVIRDIAKREVIIR from the coding sequence ATGGGGATAATAACAAGGGTTTTAGAAGAGAAAATGAATATTGTTAAGAAATTGGAGGAGATCCTTGAGAAGAGCTCTATAGATAAAGCATTGTCTGATCCCCATAGCTATAGAAAGCCAAGGCCTTGTGGAATAACAATTCATACAGGTATAGGATGTAGCTATAGATGTTCCTACTGCTATATATATGACATGGGTTTTCCAGCAACAGTAAAACCATATCCTCTAAATCATCTTGAAATTGTATATGCATTAGCAAGAAATCCATATGTAGTACCAGGATATACGCTAGCTGCTTATGGATCTGTAACAGAACCTTTTCTCAATGAGACAAGAGATTTAGCATTAGAGTATATAGAGAGTATTTATAGATGGCTAAGGCTTATGAGCCAAATCTCAACTAAGGGTCTACTCACTGCTGAAATCATTAAAAGAATAAAATCAGCTGAACCAAATATAAGTATCTTGATAACTATAGTAACCATAGATAGATATAGAGATCTAGAACCCTATGCACCCAATCCTATTGATAGAATACAATATGCAGCTGAAGCATCTAGACAAGGTCTACATATATCTCTATTCATAAGACCTATAATACCAACAGTAACAGATAGAGAGATTAACAATATTCTCAAAATCGCTATAGAGAACAACATAAACAATATTGTTCTAGGTTCTCTAAGGGTAACACAAAGTATAATAGATAGACTTTGGATAAAAGGTATCGATATAGATGAAATTCTTAGAAGAATGCCGAGAAAACCCATGAGAAAAAATGAGCAGATAACTATTGAGAGTAGAGATTTAAAGGAGAAGATAGAGAAAATAGCTCAAGACCTAGGTTTTAATATATATCCCTCAGCATGTTCTGCAAACATATATTCACATAAATCCTATTGTAATGCATGTAGATATGGTCCCTGTGGATATAGGGAATCTGATGTTAAGATATATGAAGATGATATTAGAGATTTTCTAGAGTATAAAGGAATAAAGGTGAAGCATATAGGTATTAGTGAAAAGCATATTGAAATCGTATTAAAGTACTCTAGGAAGAAAGATATTGAAAATATAAAGTCTGTTATTAGAGATATAGCAAAAAGGGAGGTTATTATTAGATAA
- a CDS encoding conserved hypothetical protein (KEGG: hbu:Hbut_0321 hypothetical protein~SPTR: A2BJN2 Putative uncharacterized protein), which translates to MQRNKYECLEPPCIHVVVDDTRKIYAVFFEDWEGNIYLVKASEIMKASETINRIKNSYREATDSEADKLAEEYLGAEPVEEE; encoded by the coding sequence ATGCAGAGGAATAAGTATGAATGTTTAGAACCTCCATGTATACATGTAGTTGTAGATGACACAAGAAAAATCTATGCAGTATTCTTTGAGGATTGGGAAGGAAATATCTATCTAGTAAAAGCTTCAGAGATAATGAAAGCTTCTGAGACTATTAATAGGATAAAGAATAGCTATAGAGAAGCTACAGATAGTGAAGCTGATAAACTTGCAGAGGAATATCTTGGTGCAGAACCCGTAGAAGAGGAATAG
- a CDS encoding hypothetical protein (InterPro IPR007087~PFAM: Zinc finger, C2H2 type), with the protein MALNHRDRDKVLRSIARWLAGLSPTFGYRHYFEKYSSASKVIEKLKPYRGLRVCPFCGKNFLRPSAFVSHILKNHSDELEELLESE; encoded by the coding sequence ATGGCTCTTAATCATAGAGATAGAGATAAGGTTCTAAGATCTATTGCTCGATGGCTTGCTGGATTATCTCCAACTTTTGGATATAGACACTATTTTGAGAAATACTCCTCTGCTTCTAAGGTTATAGAGAAGCTTAAGCCCTATAGAGGTTTAAGAGTATGTCCATTCTGTGGAAAAAACTTCTTAAGACCCTCCGCATTTGTTTCACATATACTTAAGAATCATAGTGATGAATTAGAGGAGCTGTTAGAATCAGAATAG
- a CDS encoding conserved hypothetical protein (COGs: COG1750 serine protease~InterPro IPR001984~KEGG: pfu:PF1438 hypothetical protein~SPTR: Q8U0Z2 Putative uncharacterized protein~PFAM: Lon protease (S16) C-terminal proteolytic domain) codes for MLRILGNTSIKLLVTLVLISLIILSSNILTLNSFSIVDESRHVVIVAVSTLPNGSYTGVSADLYVRVVCPGSGHVYVETYPLSEIDLQASTRIAALVASQIANRSFYSCDFFTSIKSDSPIIGGPSASGVTAVAFTAALLGMPLNESIVMTGMIMPDGSIGPVGGLKYKLEAAASRGAKIFLVPYGQTTDVEYRVVTTRRGPFIYQQIVPVTIDLISYGHQLGVEVIPVANVYEALQIFTNGLFRAPTPRINTEVIDKVNNMLKPVLSIWIDNISKHIDNIINESKSIESKALNSFSGWTRYYIINALSNIDNMMNSYISTAKSLADSGQLYSSSSSYFSALIYAYWRLYLLKSILNNSYIANQATSINSSIYRIIDNVNTYIMYRPIVDLTTLSIAINTLDRAYEALIYLNRSLASQDILTSSQLLAYSSARLYTANLWLSLFNYSYTGTEISSSDIDNMSIYVEALARNIYSYIISFSSSIQLPQDIFSEASTRYEMMVESKRSLDKLTLGISSISYMYLTLISVFTQNLDATIDALNRTIGITLTLLGNAIPIDVPLYMDLIKTYSGDKQTAIYMLARLSMLLSIYRIIHGTAMGRLYTTTSPQTVQQYTNVCIITPITILSISTTTIPMCITTTTSLYTSSISSRETITLTITHTEKAMATNIFLFDIVAIAILTLVLGLLLGIIIFRSSVVRRYS; via the coding sequence ATGTTAAGGATATTAGGTAATACAAGTATTAAATTATTGGTGACTTTGGTATTAATATCATTAATAATATTGTCTTCCAATATTCTAACATTAAATAGTTTTAGTATTGTTGATGAATCTAGACATGTAGTTATAGTTGCTGTTTCAACACTTCCAAATGGTTCTTATACTGGTGTTTCTGCTGATCTATATGTAAGGGTTGTATGTCCTGGGAGTGGCCATGTATATGTAGAGACATATCCTCTAAGTGAAATAGATTTACAAGCTTCTACAAGGATAGCTGCATTGGTAGCGAGTCAGATAGCTAATAGAAGTTTCTATAGCTGTGATTTCTTTACATCAATAAAATCTGATAGCCCTATAATAGGAGGTCCTAGTGCAAGTGGTGTAACAGCAGTAGCATTTACAGCAGCTTTACTGGGAATGCCATTGAATGAATCTATAGTTATGACAGGTATGATAATGCCTGATGGTAGTATAGGTCCTGTAGGTGGATTAAAATACAAGCTTGAGGCTGCTGCTTCAAGAGGAGCTAAAATATTTCTTGTTCCCTATGGACAGACTACAGATGTAGAATACAGAGTTGTTACTACAAGAAGAGGTCCATTTATATATCAACAAATTGTTCCTGTAACAATAGATCTTATATCCTATGGACATCAACTAGGTGTTGAAGTTATACCTGTAGCAAATGTTTATGAAGCTCTTCAGATATTTACAAATGGACTATTTAGAGCTCCTACCCCTAGAATAAATACAGAGGTTATTGATAAAGTAAACAATATGCTAAAACCTGTTTTAAGCATATGGATAGATAACATCTCTAAACACATCGATAATATCATCAATGAGAGTAAATCTATTGAAAGCAAGGCATTGAATTCTTTCAGTGGATGGACAAGATATTACATTATCAATGCACTATCAAATATTGATAACATGATGAATTCATATATAAGTACTGCCAAGAGTTTAGCTGATTCCGGTCAACTATATTCTTCTTCATCATCATATTTCTCAGCTCTAATCTATGCATATTGGAGGCTATATCTACTCAAATCAATTCTTAATAATAGTTATATAGCTAACCAGGCTACATCTATTAACAGCTCTATTTATAGAATAATCGACAATGTTAATACATATATAATGTATAGACCTATAGTAGATCTCACAACTCTCTCCATAGCTATAAACACTCTTGATAGAGCTTATGAAGCTTTAATCTATCTTAATAGATCATTGGCATCTCAAGATATTTTAACATCTTCACAACTATTAGCATACTCATCGGCAAGACTATATACAGCAAATCTATGGCTATCACTATTTAATTATAGCTATACAGGGACTGAGATAAGCTCTAGTGATATAGATAATATGTCTATATATGTAGAGGCATTAGCTAGAAATATCTATAGCTATATAATCTCATTTTCATCTAGTATACAACTACCCCAGGATATATTCTCAGAGGCTAGCACTAGATATGAAATGATGGTGGAGAGTAAGAGGAGCTTAGATAAGCTAACCCTGGGCATAAGCTCTATAAGCTATATGTATCTAACATTGATATCAGTATTTACACAGAATCTCGATGCAACAATAGATGCTCTAAATAGAACTATAGGTATAACACTAACTCTACTAGGAAATGCTATTCCAATAGATGTTCCACTCTATATGGATCTAATAAAAACATATTCTGGGGATAAACAGACAGCTATATATATGTTAGCAAGGCTATCAATGCTTTTATCAATATACAGAATAATTCATGGAACAGCTATGGGAAGACTCTATACAACAACATCACCACAAACAGTACAGCAGTATACAAATGTATGCATAATAACACCTATAACCATATTATCGATATCAACTACAACTATACCTATGTGCATTACAACTACAACAAGTCTGTATACATCATCAATATCATCTAGAGAGACAATAACATTAACGATAACACATACTGAAAAAGCTATGGCCACAAATATCTTTCTATTCGATATAGTAGCAATAGCAATTCTAACACTTGTTCTAGGGTTATTACTAGGCATCATCATATTTCGTTCTTCAGTAGTGAGAAGATATAGCTAG